AACACCAACGATAACGGCAGCGCCAACGGCGACGGCGTCTACCGCCGCACCCGGCGCCGGGACGACAGCTACATCTACGGGTACGGCGCGCCGGCGTTCTCGGCTGCCCCGTCGACCGGCGGGACGAAGACCGTGACCGTCAAGGCCGGCCAGACCCTCAGTGGCATTGCCGTCGCGGCTGGCGTCGCCCTGGCAGTGATCCTCGGGCTGAACCCGTCCGTGGCTCAGCACCCGGACACCATCCACCCGGGTGACGTCATCACCGTACCGGCCGTCCCGGGGACGACTCCGCCTCAGGTGCCCGTTCCAGCCCCTGCGCCGGCCCCGCAGCCGTCCGCTCCGTCGACGGGTGGAAGCGGCAACTCTGCTGCCTCCGGCGGCACTTCGGCCCCGGCTTGGCCCGGCTACACCTTCCGTGCCAGTACCGCTCCGCCGTACGACGCGGCCGTCGCCCGCTGGCAGCAGCGGATGAAGGACCGCGGGTGGAGCATCGCCGTGGACGGCAAGTACGGCCCTGCCTCCGCGGCCGTCGCCCGCGCCTTCCAGGGGCAGAAGGGCCTGGCGGCGGTCGACGGCCTGGTCGGGCCCGTCACCTGGCGCGCGGCCTGGACTGCGAAGGTGACCAGCCCGTGAGCCCTGAGACCGTGACTGCCGTCGTCGGTGCCGTCGGTGTCGTCGGCGGTGCGGTCGTCTCTGCCATCCCCGCGGCGCTCGGCCTGCGCCGGGCCCGCGGGGCCGCGCAGGAGGAGGGGGCCGCGACCCGGGACACCGTGGAAACGCTCGGCGCCCGGCTGGAGGCCAAGGTCGGTGC
This is a stretch of genomic DNA from Kitasatospora fiedleri. It encodes these proteins:
- a CDS encoding peptidoglycan-binding protein — its product is MASTAAAIIAVADAEVGYHEGRSADGSWNNHQKYSPAVPGLEWSDWQAWCATFVSWCAMQSGNADIYPRTASCATGVAWFKQRGQWRTTPSVGAQVFYGSGGGSHTGIVAGYDDTYIHTIEGNTNDNGSANGDGVYRRTRRRDDSYIYGYGAPAFSAAPSTGGTKTVTVKAGQTLSGIAVAAGVALAVILGLNPSVAQHPDTIHPGDVITVPAVPGTTPPQVPVPAPAPAPQPSAPSTGGSGNSAASGGTSAPAWPGYTFRASTAPPYDAAVARWQQRMKDRGWSIAVDGKYGPASAAVARAFQGQKGLAAVDGLVGPVTWRAAWTAKVTSP